One window of Novosphingobium sp. P6W genomic DNA carries:
- a CDS encoding ImmA/IrrE family metallo-endopeptidase — protein sequence MFNAQRLILARKRRKLTARALADAIGASPITISRLENAANEPGMETVEALARALGFPREFFFGEEFDELPGNAASFRSLSSMTAKERDAALSAGAIAYLFHDWVAERFNLPAAEVPIMSENASPEEAAQIVRTNWGLGQQPVSNMVKLLEAKGVRVFSLSEETNSVDAFSCWRGEQPFAFLNTFKSAERSRFDAAHELGHLVMHRHGTPQDSKQAESEADRFASEFLMPADDVRSRIRHVTNVEDLIRLKVRWGVSVAALNYRVNKLGLVSEWQNRSLNIEIARRGYRKDEPAGMLLEQSSLWPQVFASLWQERQTRESIAAQLNVPTSELDQFLMHLSEARLPAPAEKPGLRAVK from the coding sequence ATGTTCAATGCCCAGAGACTGATTCTTGCTCGCAAGCGGCGCAAGCTTACGGCGCGCGCGCTTGCTGATGCTATCGGCGCTTCGCCGATCACGATCTCGCGCCTGGAGAATGCAGCAAACGAGCCGGGGATGGAGACGGTCGAGGCCCTCGCCCGCGCTCTGGGATTTCCGAGGGAATTCTTTTTCGGCGAGGAGTTCGACGAACTGCCGGGGAATGCGGCAAGCTTTCGGAGTCTGTCCTCGATGACGGCCAAGGAGCGCGACGCCGCGCTCTCAGCGGGCGCGATCGCCTATCTGTTCCACGATTGGGTGGCCGAACGGTTCAACCTGCCGGCGGCAGAAGTGCCGATCATGAGCGAGAATGCATCGCCGGAAGAGGCTGCGCAAATCGTGCGGACCAACTGGGGCCTCGGTCAGCAGCCGGTCTCGAATATGGTCAAGCTTCTCGAAGCCAAGGGCGTGCGGGTGTTCTCGCTCAGCGAAGAGACCAATTCGGTCGATGCCTTCTCGTGCTGGCGCGGAGAGCAGCCCTTCGCATTCCTCAACACATTCAAGTCGGCCGAGCGCAGCCGTTTCGACGCTGCGCACGAACTCGGGCATCTCGTCATGCATCGTCATGGCACGCCGCAGGACAGCAAGCAGGCAGAGAGCGAAGCCGACCGGTTCGCTTCGGAATTTCTGATGCCCGCCGACGATGTACGCAGCCGTATCCGGCACGTGACAAACGTCGAGGATCTCATCCGGCTGAAGGTGCGCTGGGGCGTCTCGGTTGCCGCGCTGAATTACCGGGTAAACAAGCTCGGGCTGGTCAGCGAGTGGCAGAACCGCAGCCTCAACATCGAGATCGCCCGCCGGGGATACCGCAAGGACGAGCCTGCCGGCATGCTGCTGGAGCAGTCTTCGCTCTGGCCCCAAGTCTTCGCCTCACTGTGGCAGGAGCGGCAGACGAGAGAGAGCATAGCGGCGCAGTTGAACGTGCCGACGTCTGAGCTCGACCAGTTCCTGATGCATTTAAGCGAGGCGCGCCTACCGGCCCCCGCCGAGAAGCCCGGCCTGCGCGCGGTCAAGTAG